AGTGTAATTTGGCGTGTCATCTTTTGAGTAAAGGGGTCTTGCTTTAGAAGCCAAATGTGGATATTCTTTTATTATTTCAAGTTCCCAATTTAAATAAATTTTTGCAATTTTTTCTATAATTTCTTTTTTTTCTAAAGAAATTTCTGGCAAATATGATTTTATTAGTTCAAATTCTGCGGGAGCGCTAAATTCCATCATTCTGGCATATTTATCTTGAACCAAGTTTTGATTTTTATGTTTTGCCAAAATCAAATCTTCTAAATAGCTTTCCAAAATTTCACAAGGAAGTGTTTCCCACTGGCTTCTTCTCATAATTTCAAATTCGACAGGATTATTTTGACATTCTGCTCTTCCTTCGGTGTGGTGCACTTGCTGGAAAAATTCCCATTCTCTTTTTAAAATTTGTCTTATATAACTTTCTTTTTTTGTAATATTTCTATCCATCTTTTCCTTTCTTAATTAATAATATTAATATTATTAACAATAATATTTTTTTTATTTTTCTTTTAATTAATTAATAAATTTAGTTTATTAAGTTTATTTAATCTGACGCTGGATGTAAATTGCGAAGTTTTTCATCGTTAATTTTTTGCTGGACAAAAGGTCCGTAGTCTTGTAAAAAGTCGCTTGGAATTTGTCTTGGGACTAAATTTTGACGCTTTAATTCGTTAATTACAGACATGCTTATTTCCTCGATTATTTCTCCTTTTCTATTTAATGCACCTGTTGGAAGTTTTATTAATTCTTCGATTAAAAAATAAATTTTTTTTCCTAAAATTGGAAGTTCTTTCATTTTTTTTGCCATCCATTTGTAAAAAGGCTTGTAGGTCTTGTTTAGCAAAAAAATCATGTGGATTGCTTCGGAAATAAATTCACTTTCAGCAAGTCTAGCTGCAATTATTTCTCCTCTTCGCATACATCGGTAATAGTTATATTGTCCAGATTGCGCCATTTTCATACATCTTGCGGCAATTTTTTTTAGTCTTATGTCTTCTGGAAAATAATTTTTTAACTCGTTTCTTATTTTTGAAAACTTTCCTAAATTATCTAAGAAAACTTCTCCATTTGTGGCAGTTGCCAGAAATTTTTCTGGAATCATCCGCCAGTCATATAAATTTTTTGGACAGTCAGATTGATTTAAAAATTGGTAATACCAGTCGTCAATATTTAGCACACCTCGTCTGTTGCTTCCAAATTCACTTTCACAAAAAACTGGAAATCCCATAAATTCTTTTGGAAGTTCGTTTAGTCTTTTTTGCAATTTTAAGCCATATTTTTTAAAGTCGTTGTTGTCCAGCCAAATGCAGCAAGATGGACCAAAATCGTGATCTTTTGAAATTTCATCATCAAAGCCAAAGCACTCTGAACCTTCTCCCGCAAGTCCTGCCGCCATTTTTTCCAATATTTCAGGAAATTCTGATTTAATGACTGGCAAATAAACTTTTTCAAAATATTTTTTTGATAATTCTAAGCCTTTAATTTTTTCCATATTTTCTCCTAATTTTATTTTTTACCAGCTGATATATTCTGTTTCGTCATCAGTTTGAAAATCAGAACCATCTTCAATTTTTTCTTTTACAATTTGAATATTTTCTAAAATATTTTTATAATTATTACTATTTTCGCCAAAAGTATTTTTACATATTTCTAAACTTTCATTAAAAAGTTCAAGAGCTTTTCTATATTCGCCTTCTTCAAAGTAAAAACTTGCGACATTGTTTAAAATAGCAGCATACAAGTTGTGAGATTTTCCAACTTCAATTTCGATTAAATTTAGCGCTTTTTTTAAATATTCGTTCGCTTTTTCCATATTTTTAATTTTTATATAAGGTTGCACAAGATTACTTAATGTTATTGCATATTGAATTGGATTTTCTCCTTTTTCTTCCAAAATCTTTAAACTTTTTTCTTGAAGAGAAATCGCTTTTTCAAATTGTGAAAGTTCTTGATAAAATAGTGCCAAGTTGTTGCAGACACTTGCGTAAACATAGTCATTTTGCAAATTATTTTCTTCGTAAATTTTCATTGCATTTAAATAAATTTCTTCAGTTTGGTCATATTGCTTCATAAATCTGTAAACTTCAGCCAAATTTAAGCTGCAGGTTGCATAAGGAATGCTATCTTTTCCATATTTTTCAATAATAAACTTTTTTGCTTTTAA
This genomic stretch from Leptotrichia sp. oral taxon 218 harbors:
- a CDS encoding DUF4125 family protein, which translates into the protein MDRNITKKESYIRQILKREWEFFQQVHHTEGRAECQNNPVEFEIMRRSQWETLPCEILESYLEDLILAKHKNQNLVQDKYARMMEFSAPAEFELIKSYLPEISLEKKEIIEKIAKIYLNWELEIIKEYPHLASKARPLYSKDDTPNYTSIETYLKGELSSYSLKTLKLYYNFILEYLNQNKNLALENIQNIVLKKGFSSLEEAENIKTEI
- a CDS encoding DUF4037 domain-containing protein encodes the protein MEKIKGLELSKKYFEKVYLPVIKSEFPEILEKMAAGLAGEGSECFGFDDEISKDHDFGPSCCIWLDNNDFKKYGLKLQKRLNELPKEFMGFPVFCESEFGSNRRGVLNIDDWYYQFLNQSDCPKNLYDWRMIPEKFLATATNGEVFLDNLGKFSKIRNELKNYFPEDIRLKKIAARCMKMAQSGQYNYYRCMRRGEIIAARLAESEFISEAIHMIFLLNKTYKPFYKWMAKKMKELPILGKKIYFLIEELIKLPTGALNRKGEIIEEISMSVINELKRQNLVPRQIPSDFLQDYGPFVQQKINDEKLRNLHPASD
- a CDS encoding tetratricopeptide repeat protein produces the protein MNIFEKKIKINELTNLRNNLMKEGNVTKEVEVLKELAPLVEEVFGEKSDENIKILNEVGGTLKYVGEYDEAKSALLKAKKFIIEKYGKDSIPYATCSLNLAEVYRFMKQYDQTEEIYLNAMKIYEENNLQNDYVYASVCNNLALFYQELSQFEKAISLQEKSLKILEEKGENPIQYAITLSNLVQPYIKIKNMEKANEYLKKALNLIEIEVGKSHNLYAAILNNVASFYFEEGEYRKALELFNESLEICKNTFGENSNNYKNILENIQIVKEKIEDGSDFQTDDETEYISW